The following nucleotide sequence is from Paroedura picta isolate Pp20150507F chromosome 1, Ppicta_v3.0, whole genome shotgun sequence.
ccaggtggaaagggccaattttactgcagccgcctctttttcccaaattgcccaatttcgctctgcccccgagaatttctttgacagataggccagcgggtgtaatttcccgtcctccccctcttggaggatcacggcccccattgctacgtccgaggaatctacttgtacagtgaattgcttagaagggtcagcatgggccaaaactggttcggacgtaaacaacaactttagtttgtcaaatgcgtcttgacaggggggagtccacagaaggggcgtccccgggcggctcgccgtttttcccccttgtttggttttcaacaagtcagtgaggggcaacaccactttggcaaaattgggaatgaaagtcctgtagaaattagcgaatcctaggaaactttgcagttgcctcctggtgcggggaggttcccaagccagcaagtcgcgcaccttgccagggtccatctcaatcccagcctgggaaacacggaaccccaaaaactccaccgcatcgcggtggaactcacatttagacagtttagcaaacaattggtgcttccgcaagcggttgagcacttcgcgtaccagttcagcatgactctcaacattctctgaatacacaagaatatcatcaatgtaaaccaacaccccctggtacaataaatcatgcataatttcattaatcatattcatgaacacgcccggagcgccggcgaggccgaacggcattacggtgtactcaaactgccccaggggggtattaaaagccgtaagatattcgtgccccttcttgatccgaactcggtaataggcttccctcaaatccaatttcgtaaaaattcgtgccttccccaagtggcccaacaagtcttttatcagggggagcgggtaggcattgcaggtggagaccgcgttcaacccacggtagtcagtacacaaacgtagcgaaccgtccttcttttttacaaaaaggaccggggccgctaatgaagatgtggccggtctaataaaacccctcgccaggttcttatccaaaaattccctaagctccgccatttcccgggggctcatggaataaagtttggctttggggagtggttcccctttcttcaattcaatggcacagtcagttttacggtggggaggaagttggttgcactctacctccgcgaacacatcagcaaagtcccgatactcgggagggagcgctgtcccccccgatcccagagcggccacaatccccgtacgtgggggatcccgcggtcgagcgtgctgctcgcaggcgggagaggtaaagtccacagtcccttctttccacttcactagggggtcatgttccttcagccaatccaaccccaacacacaagggaaggcagactgaggggctaccaaaggctggatttgctcccaatgtttttttatgtccaagtccattgggcgcgttttcgccgtggcctcccctccgggagcacatttcccatctaattgggtgattggtaAGGGTTCCCttagcggcacctttcccacccccaaagtctcggccagtgccgggctcactagggattgggtgcaccccgagtccacgatacaccggactcccactgttttccccgacttggggttggagagcttggcaggtaggagtagcaagggggaatcactcaccacgcgtttgcccctgttggcggcctgctggcggggcgcctttacagcagaccgtcctcgtttcccgactgctcctctgcttgatcctcgtcctccagcccgcttccctcctccgagtcgtccactgctggtacggcagccactggcaccaggagagacttggcacttttctttggagtggttttcttggcgggctgggctttcggtggggcgctgctcacggccctcggggtcgctgttgcttttgtcgggcagtgtgcgagaaagtgccccgcttggccgcaacccaagcacagccccttttccatgcgtcGGGTGCGCTccgacggctccaacttggctcggggcttgactttcgccggggtggaagttttcgccacggttttgcctgccaggacctgcaccattgaagctcgctccaatcgattttccatctccccagccaattggacccacccttcaactgtaagcgggtcttccaggaggaggcatttgtcagccagagtaggattgaggccccccacaaacgacagcacgcgttggggttccgtccagtccggcaccgaggaagccagctctttaaactccctggcgtactcgaccactgacaacttcccttgccggtgagccctgagttttttctccgcagtctctcgttcgaacggttccacgtacatctggcgcagggctctcataaaatggttgtagtcacggatggcttgggggtgataacggtacaagtccacgaaccatttggctgctttgccttctagggcttgacccacgaaacgcactttctcagcgtcgtcctggaaagtgaaccccatttccatcatgtaggcctggaggtgcaccagaaacgtaggaaaatcggaggggtccccagaaaacttagccttgaatttataggtgctccgcatctccacaccccggaggtgggcaggtaggcgccccgggccccaatccgccggtgccggggccggtacgaggggtcttgcaccacggccgatgcctcgtcctcaacccgccgccactcttgctcgttctgctgcccgtgccgcctctgctgctcgcgctgccgctcgtgCCGCTtctcgcgccgctgctgccgccgccgcctcggctcccgcaacgtccgccgccgccgccgcggccgccgccgctgctgcatcctcgcctccgtccgcgccgtcccctccggctccatcacctcccgcgccgccttcgtcctctcgctcctcgtcctcgccttctcgttccctctgcgctctcgctcgagcctctgcctccgcctcgatctccagctgcgccctggccctggccaacgcctcagcatccgctgctgcttgcgtgtccgccatgccgtgttcccgcagtgcaagcccaccactcgctcttcgcaggctggtatcgtgcgcaccaccaccaagcacttccttcagcaggcgttgcgttcggcgcttctcctccggatccagccgacccgaaagatcctgcagccagttagtcaccctgtccagcttgtactgcaagtcctgcgtctcacccacaggctccagcgcgtagctaggcagtcccaggtgctccggccacctctcatccccagtagggcggtcgtatctagacaatcgcctgcgctgggtgacgtgtcgttccaaaaattcctcgggccccggggttgtccccgagattgcccgcatcatgcccgagctgtgcgggccggcacccgcgccgtcgccctgggagaggtcccaatccaggccctctccctgctcagaaaaagtatgtccctcgccctgcattttgcaggtgaaaggagttgtgagatttgacttgatgtcaaacgcacaggaaactcacaacaaaacttattcaaaagaaaatagttttattgattagcactatacgcattggactgaaagtcaaatctgactcgaagccagatttgcctcagcttatcaatacatttctcccgcccaaaacttgacagttcccaaggaggggggttagtgaggaaagacatatgtgaaacaacaacaggattccaaactcccatccttgagagaagtgacaacaaccctgtgagcccataacaagataaggttaaaataacatcactattctattttattgcttacaaactacaaggccggggctagcaggcgccaggtccaattaaacaatataactgacatggaggaactcaggctaatttatgacagagatcctacaatcctgacactcggcttggagctgcgaaagactcctacagggtttttttttctgctgcctctcggcttggagctgcgaaaggctcctacagggtttttttttctgctggctctcggcttggagcagcgaaagactcctacagggttttttttctgctggctctcggcttggagctgggaaaggctcctacagggttttttttctgctggctctcggcttggagctgcgaaaggctcctacagggttaatgcttttctgctggctctcgtgggcgtggcggcttggagctgcgaaaggctcctacagggtttttctttctgctggctctcggcttggagctgcgaaaggctcctacagggtttttttttctgctgcctctcggcttgcagctgcgaaagactcctacagggtttttttttctgctggctctcggcttggagctgcgaaaggctcctacagggttaatgtttttctgctggctctcgtgggcgtgccggcttggagctgcggctgcggcggccattttcggcggcggccagctggcggcggcggaggcagctgctggctgtcgggggcggcggccattttgagaggtccgtcggaagaacggacgggagtccccggcagccgcgtcagtccgccaggcagggagcacccgccagccgcgctatgtgCGGCTGGCGGGTtctcccttgccagtgaagcagggaatggggagccgcgcttcgcgcggctccccattgcctgcttgggccgggatggacacttggaggggccaatcaggagccgcttcacggctcctgattggacccctccgagtttttatcccggaccggtcccgccctaactcctccccaccaccccttactcctttatacagtccgtggcgcccgtggcgccacgggctgtgtacagatgaacTGCCACAAGACGGCAAATCTGAGaccagcggcatataaatataattataaaataaaataaataaaaaatattttcccacaTTTATGATTTTCTGATATTATCTTTGTTTGGATCTAAAAATCCATTAATGCCTTCAAGAACCAATAGTCCACCTAGTCCCACATCCtatttcacacaatggccaaccagttcctctggatagcaAACTGGTCATAGAGGCCAcatcctgatgttgcttccttgcTCTGGAATTCAGACAATTAttccctctgaatgtggaggttccctcagCCTAGACATATCCTCCATGAAcctctctaatccccttttaaaactgtttattccaatGGCCATCAGTACGTTCTCTAGCAGCAAataccacattttaatcactccctgtgtaaagtagtatttccttttatcagtcctgaacctattgcccatcaGTTTAACtagatgccctcgagttctagaATGTTGGGACCCCACCTCATGAAAACttctataaacctctatcatgccccccTTTGCTTTTCTAAATGGAAATGTTCCAtactcttcagccttttctcatagggaagtTGTTCCAAACCGCCTCCCACAAACATCTtgattgccctcctctgtactttcatcatcctgaataattttgtgtcatctgaaaactttgctGCTACACTACTCACTATTAGCTCCAGATAATTTATTTCCCTCTGTTGTGAGAACTGTGCCTTGATTCCCACTCTTTATTTCCTGTCATTTAACAAGTGTCAGTCCTAgaacatgaaagaagaagaagagttggttcttatatgccgcttttccctacccgaaggaggctcaaagcggcttacattcgccttcccattcctctcctcacaacagacaccctgtggggagggtgaggctgagagagccctgatatcactgcttggtcagaacagctttatcagagccatggagaacccaaggtcacccagctggttgcatgtgggggagtgcagaatcgaacccggcatgccagattagaagtccgcactcctaaccactacaccaaactggctctcttggaagATGTATGTAGGAGCCTCCTTTACTGAAGATCCTTTACAATGGCACTTGATGgtcaagcaaaataaaatattttatttaacagaggGAAAAGATCAACTGGAATGAGGAACTGAAAATGTTGAGGTTTTTAGAAGCTTATTTTCTTGGTTCTTACAATTGTATCTGTGTATTCCCAAACACCATGGGTATTCTTTAAGGTTCCttactctgtttttgttttgtttttttagcctcttgtggcgcagagtggtaaggcagcagacatgcagtctgaaagctctgcccatgaggctgggagtttgatcccagcagccggctcaaggttcactcagccttccatccttctgaggtcagtaaaatgagtacccagcttgctggggggtaaatggtaacgactggggaaggcactggcaaaccaccccgtattgagtctgccatgaaaacgctagagggcgtcaccccaaggggtcagacatgacccggtgcttgcacaggggatacctttacctttactctgttTTTCAGAAGGTTGGTACCATCTCCAAGTACCCAATTTCCCTTCCTATGAAACACCCTTTCCCTCTAAGTCCTGAGGTCTCTAATATAGTGTCCAAGGAAATCCTCAGAGCTAATTTCCCTGTTTAGCTCAGCAGAGATTCATCTCCCTTGATTGGGAGACTCAAATCTCAGCAGAGCAGATATTTAATAGCTAAGGTGCAGAATACCTACTCTGTCAGAATCCCAATTCCTTCAGCATAGGGCTCTCATAGGactctctcagctgttgctgactAATCAGAGTGTGGAACAACCCGTCACTCAAACTCTCTAGCTGTGTTAAGGTTTTTAATCCATCACCTCCTGGTTTTCTGCTACTTCAGCACTTTGAGGCTTGTTTTTAAAGTGCTGCTCATTGTAGCAACTgtgcttctccttctccccctcctctcccctaccttatgaggtaggtggggctgagggagctccaaCAGAACTAtgctgtgagaatagctctaacagaaatggtactagcccaaggtcacccacctggctgtatgtgaaggagtggggtatcaaaccttgccctccagattagaggctgctgctctgaaaGACTTCACCAAGCCTCTCCAGGACCACACAACTACATTCCCCACAGTCATTAGTGCCAATGTGCACCAGGACTGCTGATTCCTCCCTAGCACCATCTGTTAACCTAACTAGACAGCACATGATGCCCACAACTCTCACACCAGCCACCATGTGGTCAAAACATCTGTCACAGACCCACCCTCTATATTCCTAAAGATCAAACCACCCACTACCAGAAGTTTATCTCCTCCCTAGCCCACTGGGGTCTCTTCAGCAAGAGGCTATCACTCCATCATTCAAGGAAGGGGTTCCTCTAAGGGATCACATCCCTCCTCAGATTGATGCCCTCTGACTTCAAGACTCTCCACAGTAGAAGAACATTTAGCACAGAAGTGGGACTGTTCTGGcaaatccctggggtttctccagGGCAGCAACCCTAGCCTCAAGAGAACAAACTTGCTCCCTGAGAGCCACAAGCTCCGTGCAGCGAGCACACATCTACAATTTCCACCTAGTAGGTAGATAATCCAGCGCTGAGTTTCTATCCAACGTGGTATCCACTATAGCACAGGAGCTCTCAGGCAGCTCCTAGCTGTAAAATGACAAATAATATTGTTCAAAACAAGTTAGCCACCCCAACAGGGAAACCACACCGATTAACCATTAGTACAAGCACTGTTATAATTTACAGTATGGAAGGGGGAAAACTGATGGTAAAGATGAGAGACAAGAAAGTCTGtaaatataatattaaacaaAGCAAGGACAAAAGCCACAAAGATAAGACGCAACAATGCCTATAAATAAAAAGACAAGGCAAAAAGCAGATTTATGaagtttttctctccccaccaggtGTACTTTGAAAAGATATCAAAGATTTTGTCTGTCCACGATGACACAGAGCTGGGGGTATGctgaaaagaaggaagaggaatcttaaaatgaaaataaaaataataaataatgaatatcCAAGTGTGGGAGGCGGGTGGTGGAGAGGAGGTGTGACTCAGGTCCGGTCTCCCCTTGACTGTATGCAGGTCAGGCGAAATAGGAACATGAAACCACCATGTATGCAAACACATCTTCCTTTAAACAAACAGGAGAGGAGGTGGGGGTCCAGTCTTTCTGCTTCATCAATCCTTAGGCACATTTCAGATAAGCAGCTCTTCCTTAATTTCTTCAATCTGTGCTGCTACAAAAATCAAAACTTTGACTGGGGGGCACCCGTGCCCCTCCATCAGTGAACGTGTACCGAATcagggcccccctccctgccgGAAGCCCCAGGGGATGCCCCTTCCCGGTGCTGAATTCCTCTCTCCACACAGTCCCATTACGGGCAGATTGGGAGGAAATGGTCTCAAGGTTGCGATCCCCGAGCCACTCAGGTCAGCCTACTCACACGACTATTCTGCCGGCTCGCCGGCCGAcgccccctctttccccctcctaatGGGCtcggacccgggggggggggggaagcaaactcCGGGGCAAAAGTTTTGGTTCTCCGCCCTGTCTCCGTTGCATCGCTCGGTCCACACAGCGTGGATCGGCCCGGCGCGCCCCGCCGAGAAAGCGCCACTCGAGCGCTCGTCTTTTCCCTTCAGCGGCGGCagctccgctcgctcggaggccgggaggggaggggaggggaggggaggggaggggagggaagggaggaggcgtGTCCCTTCTCCGCCGCCTCTGCCCTCACTCCGAGGAGCCGCCCGCATCTCGTTCAGCCGCCGAGCGGCGGTGCCAGAGGCTTCCCCGCACAGAGAGCGTCGCGGCGCTTCGAAAGCTCTGCCCTGCCGGCCGGCCGCTCGCGGCTCTCCAAAACTTGGCAGGACTTTGCCTTGCCTCACCATGCCCCGCGCACCTGCCCCGCTTCTTCCTCCGCGCCGCGCGGACAGCCCAAGCAGCTGCGCCTCTGCCCAGCCCAAGCCGGGGGCCGCCGGAGCCGCGCGCTGCAAGCGCTCCGCCGCGTCACCCGGAGCCCTGCGGGGCTGAAGCCGCCGCCGCTCGGGCGCCCGAAGACTCCGGCGATTCGAGGGGGCGGCCGGGCTGTCCGGCGGGTCTCGTCGCCGCCCTCCGGGGCCAGCTGGCCCAAGGGAGCCGCCCTAAACGCGAGCCCCCGGAGGCGTCCGGCGGAGCCTCCCTTCTCGTGCTGCCCTCGCCCGCCCCTGCGAGCCATGAACTTTGGGCGGGGGGGCCCGCCGGTGGTGGTGTTGAACGTGGGGGGGACGCGCTACTCCTTCGCGCGGGAGGTTCTGAAGGACTTCCCGCTGCGCCGCGTGAGCCGCCTGCACGGCTGCCTGTCGGAGCAGGACGTGCTAGAGGTGTGCGACGACTACGACCGCGAGCGGAACGAGTACTTCTTCGACCGGCACTCGGAGGCCTTCGGCTTCATCATGCTCTATGTGCGCTACGGGCACCTGCGCTTCGTGCCCCACATGTGCGAGCTTTCCTTCTACAACGAGATGATCTACTGGGGCCTCGAGTGCTCCCACCTCGACTACTGCTGCCAGCGCCGCCTCGACGACCGCATGTCCGACACCTACACCTTCTATTCGGCCGAAGATCTGCAGGCGGAGCCGGCGGGCGGCTggagcaacaacagcagcagcagcagcagcagcagcagcagctgccaccacctgccCGGCAGAAGCGACGCCGCCGACCAGGGCAGCAGCCGCGCAGCGCCCCCGCCTGGCGGCGAGGAGAAGGAGTGGCTGGAGCGCATGAGGAAGACTTTCGAGGAGCCCACCTACTCCTTAGCCGCCCAGATCCTGGCCAGCGTCTCCATCATCTTTGTCATTGTGTCCATGGTGGTGCTGTGTGCCAGCACCATGCCCGAGTGGCGGGCGGCGGAGAACCGAAGCATGGAGGAGCAGAGCAGGTACACAGCAGAGTCAGTGAGGGAGCCTTCCGGGTAGGAGGAATCGCTtattttcccccaccccaatgtcCCGTCCAGTGTGTCCAGTCTCCGTGTGTCCTCTGCTGCTCTTTCGTCGTACCGCACTGTGGTTGCATTGCGCTGGGGTACCTTCATCATTACTACTGCACATTCCATACCTGACCCAGCCCACCTTAGACAAGCTAGTTGGCAAGATTGCTGCACACCAGCATCTGCCCAGAACATGTGGGCCCTCCCGAGAGGCAGCAAGGCTGGAGAGAAGAAAACCTAATGACAAGATAATAGGAATAAGGATTTCAGGAGGCAGCATCATAATGCTTGGTGCCAAACATTTTTTAAGCATATGAGGGACCAGACTTGGCTAAGGCTACAGTTCTAAGCATACTTACCAAGAAGTGGGCCCCATTA
It contains:
- the KCNG3 gene encoding voltage-gated potassium channel regulatory subunit KCNG3 isoform X2 gives rise to the protein MNFGRGGPPVVVLNVGGTRYSFAREVLKDFPLRRVSRLHGCLSEQDVLEVCDDYDRERNEYFFDRHSEAFGFIMLYVRYGHLRFVPHMCELSFYNEMIYWGLECSHLDYCCQRRLDDRMSDTYTFYSAEDLQAEPAGGWSNNSSSSSSSSSSCHHLPGRSDAADQGSSRAAPPPGGEEKEWLERMRKTFEEPTYSLAAQILASVSIIFVIVSMVVLCASTMPEWRAAENRSMEEQSRIIEAVCIGWFTAECIVRFIISKDKCEFVKRPLNIIDLLAITPYYISVLMTIFTGENSQLQRAGVTLRVLRMMRIFWVIKLARHFIGLQTLGLTLKRCYREMVMLLVFVCVAMAIFSALSQLLEHGLNLGTPNEGYASIPAACWWVIISMTTVGYGDVCPITIPGRILGGICVVSGIVLLALPITFIYHSFVQCYHELKFRSARYGRSLSAEFLN
- the KCNG3 gene encoding voltage-gated potassium channel regulatory subunit KCNG3 isoform X1, which encodes MNFGRGGPPVVVLNVGGTRYSFAREVLKDFPLRRVSRLHGCLSEQDVLEVCDDYDRERNEYFFDRHSEAFGFIMLYVRYGHLRFVPHMCELSFYNEMIYWGLECSHLDYCCQRRLDDRMSDTYTFYSAEDLQAEPAGGWSNNSSSSSSSSSSCHHLPGRSDAADQGSSRAAPPPGGEEKEWLERMRKTFEEPTYSLAAQILASVSIIFVIVSMVVLCASTMPEWRAAENRSMEEQSRYTAESVREPSGIIEAVCIGWFTAECIVRFIISKDKCEFVKRPLNIIDLLAITPYYISVLMTIFTGENSQLQRAGVTLRVLRMMRIFWVIKLARHFIGLQTLGLTLKRCYREMVMLLVFVCVAMAIFSALSQLLEHGLNLGTPNEGYASIPAACWWVIISMTTVGYGDVCPITIPGRILGGICVVSGIVLLALPITFIYHSFVQCYHELKFRSARYGRSLSAEFLN